A segment of the Terribacillus aidingensis genome:
GAACGCTTATTTCTACTATGCTTCCTTACTCCATTGTTTTTACTATCGGATGGGTATTAATGATGCTGATTTGGATGTGGACTGGGCTGCCGATAGGTCCTGGTACTCCAGTCGAATATCCTTGATCTTTGCATAATGGAACCTGATTCCTTGAATGGAATCAGGTCTTTTTCCATTTGTAAGTATTGAGATATAATTAGAGCAAAAACTTTATCTGGCATCCTGCTGCAAAACATGTTAAAAAAGTATAGGAATCATTTCAGAAAAATTACCTACCATTTAATTGATAGATAAATAGATTCCTCACAAGAAGGGAGGAAAAATAATGAATAAAGCAACGAGAGTAATCCTCGATCCAGAAATCATGGAAACAGAAATAGGCCAATTAGATAATAAAGGGTCTGGCCAGGCAGTTGTATGGGTGGATAAGGGACAGGACAAGCTGCGGAAAGTGAAACTGACTGTCCCGAAGACATTACCAGGTGAAAAAGTGCAGGCCACAGTCGCTTGGCCTCATGCGAAAAGATCCAAAGCGACTTTGGAGGAAGTTTTGGAGGCCCATCCAGAACGCGTTACTGCACCATGTCCACATTTCGATCTATGTGGCGGATGCGCTTGGCAGCATTGGCAGTATGAAGGGCAGTTAAAACATAAAACAACACATGTTAAGGATGCTCTATTAGAACAGGGGTTTGATCCGGAACTTGTAAAAGACACGATTGGAATGGAGAACCCTTGGCATTATCGTAATAAGATGGATTTTGCCTTTTCTCCGGATGGTTCAATGGGCTTGCATGAACAAGGGAATTTCCGTAAAATCATCCCGCTCGAGACATGTTTGATCATGGAAGAAGATATGAAGGCAGTTGCAATGGAAGTTGCCAGCTGGGTAAAGGACCATGCATTAAGTGGGTATAACAAAGATACGCACGAGGGCCTGCTTCGGCATTTGATGGTAAGGCAGTCCTTTGTGACAGAGGAAATCATGGTTGCACTATTTGCGACACAAACACCGGACGCAGGATTGGCTCAGGCCGCTGAGCAGCTCAAGGAACGGATTGAACAAAAATACCCGAAGGTAAAAAGTCTATTGTGGCTGGTGAATACAGACTGGGCCGATAGCATCCAAGCAGAGGACATGCATCTACTGGCCGGGCGTGATTTTATCTACGATGAAATCGGAGGCTATCGCTATCGTCTTTGGTTTGATACCTTCTTCCAGGTTAATCCGGTACAGGCGCAGAAGCTGATCGATCTTGCCCTTGAAATGGCACAGCCGAAAAAAACAGAAACAATGCTGGAGCTGTTTTGCGGGGTAGGAACCTTTTCACTTCCTTTTGCCAGCAAAGTAGAAAAACTTGCCGGCATCGAAATTGTAGAAAGTTCCATCGAATCAGCAAAACGCAATGCAGCAGACAACGGCATTTCCAACACCTATTTCTTAGCCGATAATGCCAGATTTGGAATGGATCAAGTCTTAGAGAAATTTGGCACGCCGGACTTACTGCTGCTGGATCCTCCGCGATCTGGTGCCGGCGGGAAAGTAATGAGAAAAATCGGCCGATCCAAACCTAAGCGGATCGTTTATGTATCCTGTAATCCAGAAACATTCGCAGTCGATATTAAGGAACTGAATGAATTCGGATATATTTTGAAGGAAGTTCAGCCGGTAGATTTATTTCCGCATACAGTGCACGTGGAATGTGTTGCTGTATTAACTTTAGATTGAGCAAGAATAAAAAGGGCAGATTACTTCGAGCGAGTGATCTGTCCTTTTGCTGTTATTTTGATGGTGAAAATTCGTTTGAAATATTGTCTATTTTGAGAAGTGCTGCTATTCCCAACCAAAGTATGGTTTTTAGAAAATCACACTAAATTAATTGGGGATGAATGGATGTATCTTGTATACTTTTAAGGACTAAAGCAACTATTCTTTATTGGAGGTAAGGTGAAAGTGAGTGAAAGATTTGGCTAAGTATCTTAATAAATAGAAATACCGGAGAGACATTATCACTCCGGTGTTTCTATTTTCAATTGCGCAATCCACACGGCAAAAAATAAGACAAGTTATCCGTAATCTGATTTCCTACCCGAAACCCAATGGCACTTGGCTTGCCATTCAACAGGAAAGTACCTGTCATAAGATGCAGTTCTTTTTCACCTTTCACAGTGTTAACGGTGACTTTTGGTAAATCTACATACTTTTGATAGATAGGAAGGTAGCTTGTGTAGCTTTTGTTCTTGTCCTCCACCACTTTCTCTCCATTGTTACCGTATATCTCGACTGTATCGCCTTCTCTCCCAAACGCAGGCTTCTTTACGAAGCTGGAACCTGACTCCAGGAATGGAGCTGGATCCAGATAGGTCGGAAGAAAGTACTTATCAATCCATTCATGTTCTTCAGCTGTGAAGAACGGATTATTTTCTTCATGCAGTGCCCAGACGATTGCCATGACGGATTTGTTTTGGAGCAGAAATGCACTTGGGGGATTAATGATCCGCAGTTTATTTTTCTCTACAAGCTCCAGCAGTAAAATACCGATTCTTTCGCCGCTATCGGGATCTTCGTCCTCGATAAGGCTTTCTACAGGAAAGGTTTGGCGGTAGAGAACATCGATCTTATTATCAAGATCATCATATAGGCCGTCGTTTTTGCGAATAGTCAATTTGTCTAACGGTGTATATCTTGATGGGAGGTCTGCCAGTTCTTTTAAATAAAGCACTGTATTCCTGTCTTCTATATTGTCGCTATGAGAGGTGAATACAATATTCGGTATAGTCGTATTCAGTTTGCGTGCTTCCCCGATGATCGCATCTCTTAATATAGCTTGAAGTCTTTTCTCCTCTTCCTGATTCGGATCATTATATCCGAATTCATTACATACCAACCCATTGACATGGAAAAGTTCCTTGATAAATGTAGGTGTGTCACTATTGAATTCCAATAGCTTTTCCTCTCCATCAACTTCTACGGAATCAAATCGTCCGATGATGGTTTTGTTTTTCATCGTTTGCAAGCGGATAAAATGTATTGTTTCCTGTGGAAAGCCGAGGCGAAGCAAGCTTTCATCATCGATATCTTCTTGTGCTAGTAGCTCGGCAGTCTTGAAAAGAATCTTCCCGCATCGGTATGCAAAAAGTCTTTTAGAATCTGCATCTTTTTCGGTGATGGGCCGTATATCATACAAACTATATTCTTCCCCATACATATCAGCCCAAAAATCAGGTATGGAGTGATAGAAGTTTTCTCGTTTTTGTTTGAACTGGTTCACGACAGAATCACCTTTCAGAAATGAGTTGTTTTATACTAAGTATACTAGATACTGGAATTTTGCAGGAGGCAGGACATGAATAAACTAACGTACTATATTGATCGAGGATTACGTACTTATGAGCCGTTCTTGGAATATACAGCTCCTTCCATAGAAAAAGATGAAATGCTGGCCAGGCAATTATGCACCTATCATATTTTGCAAGGGAGACAATATGAATTATTGGCCAATGAAATGAATGGCAAGGAAGAAGAACTTACCTTAAAGGACCTTGGTGAGAACCAGAGACAGCCAGATGAGAGAACCTATGATCCGGCTCATGGCATTCCGATAGAATTCAGAAAAGTGCTCTACCCTGGCAGTGTAGGGAATGCAGCGAATACGTATTTGAATACAATCAAAGTAGACAGGCATTGGGACGTGCTGCGTTATTTGACGAAGGACGCTGTGGAAGTGCCGTCCTTTGGGAAGATGAGTGTAACTTCTACTGAGATTGATGAAGATAGGTCCTGTTATGTGCTATATGTGAAATGACAAAAGAAAATCCCCTATAGAGGGGATTTTTTAATAGGTAAGACATTGTGCAATAATCCAGCCGAGTGAGAGTGATAGCAGGAACAACAGGATTCCGATTGCTTTATTGTCATCCTCGACTGCCTTGTTGATGCTGAAACGAACAGTAGCAAGCTCTGCAATATAATAGAGAACAATTTGACTGACAATCCCTACTGCACCCCAGATGACCATATCCATCATACTGATGGAATGTGCGATGGATGAGCCTAGAACCAATGCAAGACCAACCACTTTTCCGCCAAGAACCAAAGCAGCTGTTTGGTTTCCTTGAGTGATTAGCTTGAATTCCTTTGCTTTTGTCGAGATTTCAAAAAGGGCCGTACCGATGGCTAACAGTACAATTGCAGCCCCTAAATAAGATAAAAAGCTTAAAAATAATTCCATTTCAATATTCCCCTTTATACATATTATCCTCCAAATGATTTGGATCCGCTGCCGAAGCCTTTGCTTGCCTTCGTGCTCGAAGTGCTCTTCTTGATGGCGCTGTTCAGATTGCTCTTACTGTTATAAAACGCTCCATTATAGAAGTAATGATTGTAGTGGGAGGAGCTGGAGTCCTCGCATTCCCACGCATCGCCTTCCTGTTCCCACTCCTTACAGTCTGTGTCTTTAGGAGGAGAACTGGCTTTTGTCGTATTGGAGCATCCTGTCATTCCTGCAATGAGGGCGACAGCAGAGATACCAGTGATCCATTTCGTTGATTTACTCAAAAGCGATTCATCCTTTTCATTATGTTATGTAGAGAAAAGCGGCAGCCTTTAGAAATGTATGTCTTGTGCACATCATCCATGAATTAAAAGTAACTAGCTGTTCTCTCGACATACAAGTATACGGAAAAGGAAGGTATTGGTTTCAGCTTCCAGTAACTTTGAAAGAATGTTTTTCCAAGTGATGCATGTAATGACGGATCAGTCTCATACTAACGAGCAGAGAAAGCAAAAGGGGACTGAACGGAATTGAGCCATGAAAACGTTGAAGAATGTACTACAAAACTTAAAAAATTAAACGATCAAGTCATTGTTATAACCGGGGCATCCAGCGGTATCGGGCTGGTAACTGCCAGAATGGCAGCAGCTAAAGGCGCGAAAGTAGTCCTTGCTGCAAGAAACGATGCAGCGCTAAATGAGTTAACGGAAGAATTGCTGCGTGCTGGTCACGAGGCTGTATATGTACGAGCAGACGTTGGTGTGGAAGACGATGTGAACAAGATTGCTGAGATGGCTATAAAATCTTTTGGCCGATTCGACACATGGGTTAACAATGCGGGTGTGACCATATACGGCAACGCGATGGATGTTAGCTATCAGGATATGAAGCGACTTTTTGCGACCAATTTTTGGGGTGTTGTGTATGGATCGAGGACAGCGGTACAGCATTACCTGGAGCGGGGAGTTCCAGGGGCATTAATCAATATCGGCAGTGTTTTCGGTGATAACGGTACATTGATTCAGTCTGTTTATGCGTCTTCGAAATTCGCCATCCACGGGTGGACTGACAGCCTGCGAATGGAGATGGAAAGAGAAGGGGCACCAGCTTCCATTACACTTATTCATCCGGGTAGAATTGATACACCGTACACCGAGCATGCCAGAAGTTATCTCGCACATCAGCCAGTCCATAAAGGCATGATGTATCCTCCAGAAGCGGTAGCAGAAGCAATCCTATATGCAGCGTCGCATCCGAAAAGGGATATCTATGTAGGCTCCCAGGCAAAGATGCTGCAATTTTTAGGAGCGAATTTTCCTAGGCTGACAGATAAATTATGGGAACGTATTTCTCCTCGTACGCAGTATGATAAGACAAGGAAGGCGAAATCTCCTGAGGAAAGTAATCTGTATCATGCTGGTTACGGAATGCACGAACGTGGCACAAATCTCGGATGGAAGCGAAAACGAAGCATGATCGTTAAAGAGGTGAAGCACCCGGTATTGACTCGAGTTATTGTGGCTGGGATAAGTGTCTGGGCAGTGCTTAAAGTGAAACGAAATAATTAAGAGATAAACTAGCCGAAATTGTAAATAAATGATAATTTGTCAATTAATCTTGTAATCCCATGAAAATAACACTATAATTGTTCTTATTATAAAGACAGTTGTCCTTTTAGGGTGGACTTAAACAAAAATTCTCCCTTAGTACAGCATAAGATAGTGAGGGGATTTTCATGAGAAATGCTTTGAAACTGTGGAATCGGTTAAGCTTAGTGCAGCAAATTATTATTGGTCTTATTATTGGTATCATACTGGCTCTTACGATTCCGGATGCTGCACAGCCTGTCACAATATTGGGTACGTTGTTCGTTGGAGCTTTAAAGGCAATTGCGCCAGTACTTGTACTGTTCTTAGTAACTGCAGCCATTGCACAGCATAAAAAAGGCAAGCAGACAAATATGAAGTCGATCATTGTGCTTTACCTTGTTGGTACATTTGCTGCTGCTGTTATTGCTGTAGTAGCCAGCTTCATTTTCCCTGTTAGTTTGTCTCTTGCTGACAGCCCGGAAGAAGTTGCAGCACCAGGCGGTATTGCGGAAGTATTGCAGACATTGTTGCTAAATATTGTCGATAATCCCGTCAATGCAATCGTAAATGCAAACTATATCGGAATCCTGGCATGGGCAATTTTGTTTGGATTGGCATTGCGTAATGCATCGGAAGCGACTAAGTCTGTTATATCTAACCTGTCAGATGCTGTTTCAAAAGTGGTGACATGGGTGATCAAGCTTGCGCCTTTAGGTATCATGGGGCTGATTTTCCAATCCATTTCAGAAAATGGTCTGGGATCGTTGTTGAGCTACGGTAAGCTATTGGCTATCCTGCTTGGCTGTATGTTCTTTGTAGCCCTTGTGGTAAATCCGCTTATTGTTTACCTGCTTAGCAGGCAAAATCCTTACCCGCTAGTCCTTACATGCTTGAAGGAAAGTGGAATCACAGCTTTCTTCACAAGAAGTTCAGCTGCTAATATCCCGGTGAATATGAAGCTTAGCGAAAAACTAGGCCTTGATAAAGATACGTATTCTGTCTCCATACCGCTAGGCGCAACAATCAATATGGCGGGTGCAGCAGTCACAATTTCTGTTTTGACTCTAGCTGCAGTTCATACGCTTAATATCCAAGTCGACATCTTGACTGCTATTATCCTTAGTGTTCTTGCAGCTATCAGTGCCTGTGGTGCTTCCGGCGTTGCTGGCGGATCATTGCTATTGCTTCCGCTAACATGCAGTCTGTTCGGGATCCCTGCTGATGTAGCAATGCAAGTGGTAGGTGTAGGATTTATCATCGGTGTTGTACAGGATTCTGCTGAGACAGCGCTTAATTCCTCCACAGATGTCGTCTTTACAGCTGCAGCTGAATATAGGAAGGAACGTAAAGAAAAGAAGAAATTAAAGATTAATCAAACAGCTTAAAAAAACTGCATCTTATCAAAGATGCAGTTTTTTATTTAGAGAAAAGTTGATAAATACTTCTTTGTTATAATTAGTTAAAATATGTAAAAAATACTAGAATAATGGAGAAAAAAAACACATGGTTTATATCAGAATAGTAAAGAACTCAGAAGAAACAATTGCTTGAGGGATTTTTATTTCCTGTTCAAAATAGTGCAGTTTAAAGTAATAAAAAGACATAGGGGATTTTAGGTACAATTAAAGTACAGGTTTTTGGAAGTGGAGGAGATTGTTTTGTTAATTAGAGAGATAAGGGTTGAAGACGCAGAGAACTTGATAAGTCTAATAAAGGAGGTTGAGAAAACCTCCGAGTTTATGCTTATGGAAGCTGGAGAAAGAAAAACCACTCCCAAACAACAACAAAAGCAACTAGAACGGATTAAACAACAAAGTAATTCAACAATATTTGTGGCTGAAGAAGAAGGCAAGTTAGTTGGATATTTAATTGCTATGGGCGGAAGCGTAAAAAGAACACAACATTCTGCTTATCTTGTTATAGGTGTACTACTAGAATATAGAGGAAAAGGGATAGGAGCAAAATTATTTGATAACGTGACTAAGTGGGCTCCAAAGCATAATATAACACGATTAGAGCTAACTGCAGTTACCGAAAACAATGCTGGAGTGGCACTATACAAGAGAAGTGGATTCGATATAGAAGGAACGAAAAGAAACTCACTAGTTATAGACGGTAGGGCTTTTAATGAGTATTATATGGCAAAACTTATGGAATAAGCAGATAAAAGCAATCCTAAGAACAGTTTCGTTTTCACAAAACGAAGCTGTTCTTGTATGTCGGTAATACCCAGAATATCCCCCTTAAAGTTATTATAGCAGCTTCAAGTTTCTATATATTTTCATAATAGGATCGTCTGCATCACCCCAATAGTAAAGAATTATTGGTAATATACGTTCCTAATAATATTAACGAAAACAGGTTTTTCATAAATTTTCTCGATGAAAATGCTCCACAATATATTGCTTAAACTTCTCCGCAATAGGAGATAAAAACTTCCCTTCCATACTAGCGATACCGATTGTTCGTTCACACTTTGGGGAGTTTATACGAACCTTAGCGATTTTCGTTCGATCCAAACTTTTAACATCAGGAAGGATGGAAATGCCCATCCCTGCTCCGACGAAACCGGCAATCGTCGTTACCTCTTCGCCTTCAAACATAATTTTAGGAACAAGACCAACCTGTTCGAAGATAGAATCAATTGTTACGCGTAATGCGTAGCCTTCTTCCATTAGAATAAAGGGCTCGTCTGCAATTTCTTCTAAAGTGATGGATTCTCGATTGGCCAATGGATGATTTTTTGGGAAGAACAAGAATAGTTCCTCCTGCCATAACGTAGTCCATGCCATTTTGGATTCCATAGGGAATGATGCGAGCAGGCAGAGATCCAGGTTGCCGGATTGCAAGTTCTCCAGCAGCCAATTCGAATGGTTTTGCTTCAAATGAAAACGTACGTGCGGATATTCCTTTTTGAATGCTGCAATTATATTAGGGACGATTGTTGTTCCGAGTGTGTGCAGAAATCCAAGTGAAATTTCTCCTTTATCCGGGTCAAGCAAAGACTGGATTTCATCTTTTCCTTCCTGGAATTCCTTTAAGATGAGATCGACTCGTCTTAATAGTAGTTCTCCGTACTTATTCAATTTAATTGTTCTGCCTTGACGGTCAAATAGCGGGGTGCCAATTTGACCTTCCAGTCGAGAAATCGAGCGGGAGAGAGCAGGCTGTGTGATGGATAGAATCTGCGCGGCTCTTGTAACATGCTGTTCACGTGCTAGTGTTTGGAAGTATTCGAGTTGTTCCCATTCCATGCTGTAAGCCTCCATTTATTATGTATTACATAGAGTAATTAAAAACATATTTATTATGCATTATACATTATACAGTTAGAGTGTTACGATTTTTAAAGTGGTACAAAGATATAGGAAATCTGAGGAGGATTACCATGGATTATAGAATCGAAAAAGATACTTTTGGGGAAGTAAAGGTACCAGCGGATAAATTCTGGGGTGCACAAACACAGCGAAGTAAAGAGAATTTTAAAATAGGATCAGAAAGAATGCCAGAGCGTGTAGTGAAAGCTTTCGCTATATTAAAGCGCAGTACGGCGATTGCAAATCAGCGCCTAGGAAATCTGGACAAAGAAAAAGCGGACGCTATTGTAACGGTCTGTGATGACATTCTTACAGGTAAGTACGATGACAATTTCCCGCTTGTGGTGTGGCAGACTGGAAGCGGCACGCAATCTAATATGAACATGAATGAAGTGGTTGCAAACCTTGCTACTGCTTTGCTGAAGGAAAAAGGTTCGGATGCAGTGGTACATCCGAATGATGATGTGAACCGCAGTCAGAGCTCGAATGATACATTCCCGACAGCAATGCACGTTGCAGGCGTGCTGGCTGTTTATGAACAGCTGCTCCCGGCAGTGGAACAGCTGCGCAACACGCTGAATAAAAAGGCGGAAACATTCCAAAGTATCGTGAAAATCGGCCGTACACATCTGCAGGATGCTACACCGTTAACGCTTGGCCAGGAGATCAGTGGCTGGGTGCATATGCTGGATCGATCAAAAGAAATGATTACAGAAGCTACTGAAAAATTGCGTGCCTTGGCAATCGGGGGTACAGCAGTTGGAACAGGCATCAATGCTCATCCACAGTTTGGTGACACTGTAGCGGAAGAAATCACTAACCTTACAGAACAAAAATTCATTAGTTCACCGAACAAATTCCATGCGCTAACAAGCCATGATGAGATGACATATGCCCATGGAGCATTGAAGGCACTAGCTGCCGATTTGATGAAAATCGCCAATGATGTACGCTGGCTGGCGAGCGGTCCTCGCTGTGGCATCGGCGAAATTATCATTCCTGCAAATGAGCCAGGCAGCTCTATCATGCCTGGGAAAGTCAACCCAACTCAATGTGAAGCATTGACGATGGTAGCAGCCCAAGTTATGGGAAATGACGCAACAATCGGATTTGCAGCAAGTCAGGGTAATTTCGAACTGAATGTATTTAAACCAGTGATTATTTATAACTTCCTGCAGTCTGTTCAGCTATTAAGCGACAGCATGGTATCCTTCCATGATAACTGTGCAGTAGGCATTGAGCCGGATGAACAAACAATTCAGGATAATCTAACGAACTCCTTGATGCTAGTAACTGCATTAAATCCACATATCGGTTACGAAAACGCAGCGAAAATAGCTAAGCTTGCACATAAAGAAGGACTAACACTGAAAGAGGCTGCTGTTCAGCTTGAACTGCTCACAGAAGAGCAGTTTGATGAGATGGTGAAGCCTGAGGAAATGGTTAAACCGAATATCTAATATATGACATATAAAAAGCAACCAGGTCGCCTAGCCGCACTTGGTTGCTTTTCTATGAATAAAGATATTGAATTAATTCAGCTCAGTTATCCGAAGCATGTACTGAAGTTCCTTCCAAACGCTATTGCTGTAGCTGTCATCAAATCATTGTATATGCTGCGTTATATTCTCCCACTGCTCAAGAAGTATAGGGTGTATTTCTGTCGTATCTGCTATGTTGTACACAATGCTAAGGAAGTCGAGCGTTTCGTTTAATAGATAGATTTCTTTTATTGTAAGGAGAACATCGATGATACCCGGAATAGCTACAAACGCATCTGAGGAAGAGAGTCCCTTTGTTAACTCCTCATAACAATCACTAAAATACCATTCATTCTTTTCTAACTCTGTCTCCCAATCATCAAATACCCTCATCAATTCTTTTCTCATCTTACAAAGAATACCCCGTCGACTGGAAGAAGAACTGAGACTGCTCGTAATTATACGAAATTCGGGAGAAGTCAAAAGGAAGACCATTGTTCAAATAAAAAATTGTCTCCACGAAAAGTTTTGGATCACCGGCAAGAAGTCCAAGATGCTGTGCTTCATCTTCATTCAGCTTCTGGATATGTACGTACATATCGGAAAAACCGATTTTAGCACCTAAGCCATTGCTGATGTAGTCAAAGATAGACCCGGTTGCAATTTCGTTATTCAGATAGGTGACAATTGCTTTATTGTAGTAGGATTCTTCGAGACAAAGTGTTTGTCCGTTGATATAACGTATCCGTTTGACGTAATAGACATCGTCTTCCGGGTCTATTTTTAGGTTGAAGGCTACTTCTGATGATGGTTTCCGGATATCGAGCTCCAGCACTTTTGCTGTAATGTCGAATCCGCTCAGCTCGTCACTGAAGCCTTGATTAGAGAAGCTGATGTAGCCTTTACGATTGCGGCGCCGAACGAAAATGCCGCTGCCGCGCACTTGATAGATGAATCCTTTTCGTTCAAGCAGGCTGAGTGCTTTGATGACGGTGCTTTTACTGGTTTTATATTGGGACATCAAGGTTTCTAGTACAGGGAGCTTGGTGCCCTGAGGTAGATCATTCTTCTCGATATCCTGTTGTATTTCATTGGCGATTTGCTGATATTTAAGCATAGCTACATTCCTTATTTGTTTAGATAGAGCGATTTTAGCATACTGTGCACTTTACGAAAACCCTACTTTTTTAATAGTATCTATTAAATTTTATTAGTTTGTACTTGATAAATTATACCGGTATAATTATAATGTAAGCGTATACTAAAGAAAAAGAGGTGTTCCAAGTGGCTGAAAAAGTAAGGGATTATCCAAAACTTGCTGGAGATATATTGGAGGCTGTCGGTGGTGAAGAGAATATTGTAAACGCTACCCGCTGTGCGACTCGCTTGCGTTTAGTGCTGAAACGATCTAAGCTTTCTGCTAAACAAGAGGTTAATAGTTTACCAGGTGTTATTACAGTAGTGGAAAATAACGGGCAATTCCAAGTAGTTATTGGTCAGCATGTCGGTGATGTATACGATGAGTTTGCTAAACTCGTGAATTTAGACATATCTGATTCGGATGAAGATACGCCTAAAGGTTCAATCTTGAATCGTGTCATTGCAACAATGTCTGCTGTATTTGCACCATTCATCTATATATTGGCGGCTGCAGGTATTCTGCAAGGTGCACTTATTCTAATCAACTTGCCATTCCCGAGCTTTGAAGATACAAGTACGTATCAGGTTATAAGTTTCATTTCATGGGCGCCTTTTACTTTCTTGCCGATTTTTATTGCTATAACAGCGTCTAGACATTTCAAGTCGAACATGTATATTGCTGTTGCGGCTACAGCGGCACT
Coding sequences within it:
- a CDS encoding GntR family transcriptional regulator is translated as MLKYQQIANEIQQDIEKNDLPQGTKLPVLETLMSQYKTSKSTVIKALSLLERKGFIYQVRGSGIFVRRRNRKGYISFSNQGFSDELSGFDITAKVLELDIRKPSSEVAFNLKIDPEDDVYYVKRIRYINGQTLCLEESYYNKAIVTYLNNEIATGSIFDYISNGLGAKIGFSDMYVHIQKLNEDEAQHLGLLAGDPKLFVETIFYLNNGLPFDFSRISYNYEQSQFFFQSTGYSL